One genomic segment of Ipomoea triloba cultivar NCNSP0323 chromosome 9, ASM357664v1 includes these proteins:
- the LOC116029495 gene encoding carboxyl-terminal-processing peptidase 3, chloroplastic, with the protein METLCSKLDLGHYSMSNPLIRPTSKPYFSYGFSCFNHGRKPGSRLVVPQALDKRKSTPRLKNESPGEENENLFRWVARGVLGFAAAASVCSNFPVLAETITVAFPVSHTPEVNTVQRTLVEAWGLIRESFVDPTFNHQDWDLKLQETMVEMFPLRSEDAAYNKIRGMLSTLGDPYTRIISPKEYQSFRIGSDGNLQGVGLFISIEPKSGHLVVLSCVENSPAARAGIHEGDELIEINGEKLDGIDGEAAAQKLRGRAGTTVTVKVHSGNVSGRNDLREVKLPREVIKLSPISSAIITHRLSDGRLSKTGYVKLSTFSQTAAVEMENTVQEMENQGVQSYILDLRNNPGGLVKAGLDIAQLWLDGDETLVNTIDRDGNMQPISMVDGHAVTHDPLVVLVNEGSASASEILAGALHDNGRAVLVGHKTFGKGKIQSVTQLHDGSALFVTVAKYLSPALHDIDQVGITPDVQCTVEVLNSPKDLEADSCIMVAEHELDIVYNLVHLS; encoded by the exons ATGGAAACTCTCTGCTCAAAGCTCGATCTTGGCCACTATTCAATGTCTAACCCTCTTATTAGACCCACTTCAAAACCATATTTTTCTTACGGGTTTTCTTGCTTTAACCATGGTAGAAAACCAGGCTCTAGATTGGTAGTTCCCCAAGCTTTGGACAAGAGGAAGTCCACTCCCCGGCTAAAGAATGAAAGCCCAggtgaagaaaatgaaaatttattcaGATGGGTTGCTAGGGGAGTGCTTGGATTTGCAGCTGCAGCGTCTGTGTGTTCTAATTTTCCAGTCTTGGCTGAGACTATCACTGTGGCTTTCCCTGTGTCTCACACCCCTGAG GTGAATACAGTTCAAAGGACACTTGTGGAAGCTTGGGGTTTAATTAGAGAGAGTTTCGTTGATCCAACTTTTAATCATCAAG ACTGGGATTTGAAACTGCAAGAGACAATGGTTGAGATGTTTCCCTTGAGATCGGAGGATGCTGCATATAATAAGATCAGGGGAATGCTTTCGACCCTTGGCGATCCCTATACTCGCATCATTAGTCCTAAG GAATACCAAAGTTTTAGAATAGGAAGTGATGGGAATTTACAAGGTGTTGGGCTCTTCATCAGCATTGAACCAAAAAGTGGGCACTTG GTTGTTTTGTCATGTGTCGAGAATAGCCCTGCTGCACGTGCTGGTATACATGAAGGAGATGAATTAATAGAAATCAATG GAGAGAAGCTTGATGGAATCGATGGTGAAGCAGCAGCACAGAAATTGAGGGGACGTGCCGGTACAACTGTCACAGTAAAAGTCCATAGT GGTAATGTCTCAGGAAGAAATGACCTCAGAGAG GTTAAACTACCTCGTGAAGTAATAAAACTTTCACCTATATCCAGTGCCATCATCACTCATAGGCTGTCTGATGGTCGTTTGTCGAAAACCGGATATGTAAAGTTATCAACTTTCTCCCAG ACTGCTGCAGTGGAGATGGAGAACACAGTTCAGGAAATGGAAAATCAGGGTGTACAGTCATACATACTAGATTTGCGGAATAATCCG GGTGGTTTAGTCAAAGCGGGACTTGACATTGCCCAATTATGGCTCGATGGCGATGAGACCCTTGTGAATACTATTGATAGAGATGGTAACATGCAACCCATCAGCATGGTGGATGGTCACGCCGTAACACATGATCCTCTTGTTGTTCTT GTGAACGAGGGAAGTGCAAGTGCTAGCGAGATTCTGGCAGGGGCCCTCCATGACAACGGGAGAGCAGTCCTCGTTGGGCATAAAACTTTTGGGAAAGGAAAAATACAG AGTGTTACACAACTGCATGACGGTTCGGCTCTGTTCGTAACAGTGGCCAAGTATCTGTCACCTGCACTTCATGACATTGATCAGGTGGGCATCACACCTGATGTTCAGTGCACAGTTGAGGTCCTGAATTCTCCCAAAGACTTGGAAGCGGATTCGTGCATCATGGTAGCCGAACATGAGTTGGATATTGTCTATAATCTTGTACATCTTTCATAG
- the LOC116030271 gene encoding serine/threonine-protein kinase Nek6-like, translated as MEGRNSGVDAMSKMEDYEVIEQIGTGALGTAFLVLHKTENKKYVLKKIPLAKQTEKLKRTVHQEMNLITKLNHPYVVEYKDAWLDKGSCICLITRYCEGRDMAEFLRKSRGALFPEEKLCKWLTQLLLAVDYLHSNRVLHRDLKLSNIFITNDDDVCLGDFGLAKLLDPEGLTSLVVGTPNYMCPELLADMPYGYKSDIWSLGCCMFEIAGHQLPFRAPNMTGLINKINRCTLSPLPIIYSSTLKQIIKSMLRKSPEHRPTAAELLRHQHLQQFLLQCRNPSSVFLPVRSPRSTKEKTGKPSPSKSSSGKDNRGQLIGRGPVFSLDRNVGTQPRNLPNTSKQIEAKLETKRVDRTSYSAKISEDSEESLVGDASETAGNEEEHSELFLQKESLKVPTPSDFITPKSNPEEQEETSLHVQHFEEGDEESDKTKDLEVLNCTNGNGEVEMEAVDCIAEKTSRMTLSNAKSFDQESASSTTQPLNSEPEGNAEPRSLYQTENVDLCREVALDCASVKKNGTATGEEQAGIERDAFKNSENEEDSIQITDEQAQSRISLLRKLTALTSESKDEWGNPTQQRADALESLLELCAQLLKQDKIDELYGVLKPFGEDAVSSRETAIWLTKTLMKAQK; from the exons ATGGAGGGGAGGAATAGTGGAGTTGATGCCATGTCAAAGATGGAAGACTATGAAGTGATAGAGCAGATTGGCACAGGGGCTTTAGGAACAGCATTTCTTGTTCTCCATAAAACTGAGAATAAGAA GTATGTCCTAAAGAAGATTCCTTTGGCAAAACAGACAGAGAAGCTTAAGCGGACAGTACATCAGGAG ATGAATTTGATTACTAAACTAAACCATCCGTACGTTGTGGAGTACAAAGATGCTTGGCTGGACAAG GGCAGCTGTATTTGCCTCATCACCCGCTACTGTGAAGGCAGAGATAT GGCAGAGTTTTTGAGAAAATCCAGAGGAGCACTATTCCCCGAAGAG AAACTCTGCAAATGGCTGACACAGCTATTACTAGCCGTGGACTATCTACATTCCAATCGAGTCCTTCATAGAGATCTGAAG TTATCCAACATTTTTATCACAAACGACGATGATGTCTGTCTTG GTGATTTTGGATTGGCCAAACTTCTAGATCCTGAAGGCCTCACTTCCTTG GTGGTTGGCACTCCAAATTACATGTGTCCTGAGCTCCTTGCCGATATGCCTTATGGCTATAAGTCTGATATATGGTCACTTG GTTGCTGTATGTTTGAGATTGCTGGACATCAACTGCCATTTAGAGCTCCT AACATGACTGGCCTCATCAACAAGATAAATAGGTGTACGTTATCGCCACTTCCTATCATATATTCCTCCACCCT GAAACAGATTATAAAGAGCATGCTAAGGAAGAGTCCGGAACACAGACCGACA GCTGCAGAATTGTTGAGGCATCAACATTTACAGCAGTTCCTTCTGCAATGTCGCAACCCTTCATCCGTGTTTCTCCCGGTTAGGTCTCCGAGGAGCACAAAGGAGAAAACGGGAAAGCCTTCACCTAGCAAATCTAGCAGTGGCAAAGACAACCGAGGACAGTTGATAGGGCGGGGGCCAGTTTTCTCACTTGATCGGAACGTGGGCACACAACCTAggaatttaccaaacactagtAAACAAATAGAAGCTAAACTCGAGACTAAGCGAGTTGATAGGACAAGCTATTCTGCAAAGATCTCTGAAGATAGCGAAGAATCATTAGTTGGGGATGCGAGTGAGACAGCTGGTAACGAAGAGGAACACTCCGAGTTGTTTTTGCAAAAGGAAAGCTTGAAAGTGCCAACTCCATCTGACTTCATTACGCCAAAATCCAACCCCGAGGAGCAAGAAGAAACTTCCTTGCATGTCCAACATTTTGAGGAGGGCGACGAAGAAAGTGACAAAACTAAAGATTTGGAGGTTTTGAACTGCACGAATGGCAACGGGGAAGTGGAAATGGAGGCAGTGGATTGTATCGCTGAGAAAACCAGCAGAATGACATTATCCAACGCAAAGTCTTTTGATCAAGAAAGTGCATCATCAACTACACAGCCCTTAAACTCTGAGCCTGAAGGCAATGCAGAGCCAAGGTCTTTGTATCAAACAGAAAACGTCGATTTGTGCAGAGAAGTTGCACTCGATTGTGCTTCAGTGAAGAAAAATGGCACAGCTACAGGTGAAGAGCAAGCGGGAATAGAAAGGGATGCCTTCAAGAACTCCGAGAACGAGGAAGATAGCATTCAAATAACCGATGAACAGGCACAGAGTCGCATTTCATTGCTGAGGAAATTAACCGCATTGACTAGCGAGAGCAAGGATGAGTGGGGCAATCCAACTCAACAAAGGGCAGATGCGTTGGAGTCACTTCTCGAGCTCTGTGCACAACTACTTAAACAGGACAAGATCGACGAGCTCTATGGTGTCCTCAAACCATTTGGGGAAGATGCAGTTTCGTCCAGGGAAACAGCAATTTGGTTGACCAAAACCCTCATGAAAGCACAGAAGTAG
- the LOC116030273 gene encoding chaperone protein dnaJ 6-like encodes MGRREKAPRVSEENSEEEDEEMEEDQEAAHASASNGKSLYEILGVGRSASQQEIKKAYYKLALRLHPDKNPGDEEAKEKFQQLQKVIAVLGDEEKRAVYDQTGCAEEADLAGDAIQNLKEFFQAMYKKVTEADIEEFEANYRGSDSEKKDLIDLYKKCKGNMSRLFCCMLCSDPKLDSHRFKDIIDAAIAAGDLKLTKAYEKWAKQVSEKKPPTSPLRQRQKSNKGSEDLYAIISQRQNERRDKMNSLFSSLASKYGGDQSTPEPSEEAFEAARRKLESKKKSKRK; translated from the exons ATGGGGAGGCGAGAGAAGGCCCCTAGGGTTTCTGAAGAAAACTCGgaggaagaagacgaagaaatgGAGGAAGATCAAGAAGCAGCGCACGCTTCTGCTTCAAACGGGAAGAGCCTCTACGAG ATTCTTGGGGTGGGAAGATCAGCATCTCAGCAGGAAATAAAGAAGGCATATTACAAGCTGGCTTTGAGACTGCATCCTGATAAGAATCCTGGTGATGAG gaAGCTAAGGAGAAATTTCAGCAGCTGCAAAAGGTGATTGCTGTTCTTGGTGATGAGGAGAAAAGGGCAGTTTACGATCAAACTGGTTGTGCTGAAGAAGCC GACCTTGCAGGAGATGCTATCCAGAATTTGAAGGAGTTTTTCCAAGCCATGTACAAAAAG GTCACTGAAGCTGACATTGAAGagtttgaagctaattatagaGGCTCTGATTCGGAGAAGAAAGATCTGATTGATCTTTACAAGAAATGCAAGGGTAACATGAGCAG GCTCTTTTGCTGTATGCTTTGCTCAGATCCTAAATTGGATTCACATCGTTTTAAAGATATTATTGATGCGGCAATAGCAGCTG GTGATCTGAAACTAACAAAAGCTTATGAGAAATGGGCCAAGCAAGTATCTGAAAAAAAGCCACCTACAAGTCCTTTAAGACAGAGGCAGAA GTCTAATAAAGGGTCTGAAGATTTATACGCTATAATTTCTCAGCGGCAAAATGAGCGGAGAGACAAAATGAATTCTCTGTTCTCATCCCTTGCGAGCAAGTATGGTGGCGATCAATCTACCCCAGAGCCCAGTGAAGAAGCATTTGAAGCTGCTAGGCGGAAACTTGAGAGCAAGAAGAAATCCAAGCGGAAGTAA
- the LOC116028604 gene encoding probably inactive leucine-rich repeat receptor-like protein kinase At5g06940 has translation MATVCKVSLFIFFSFCEYLLSYASPEADILLTFKSSIEDPMNSLMGWSNTTAVHHCNWTGVTCTPQPSSSSSISSLNLQRLNLSGEISAAICGLPSLTHLNLADNFFNQPIPLHLSQCGSLENLNLSNNLIWGTIPDQISQFGSLKFLDFGRNHLEGNIPESIGSLKELQVLNLCSNLLSGNIPQVFGNFTQLLTLDLSQNSLLVSEIPGDIGKLSKLEKLILGSSGFYGEIVPNFFQGLKSLAILDLSQNNLTGKIPEIGLSLPNLVSFDVSQNRLSGPFPVGVCNGKGLQNLALHENFLNGSIPNDSINECIKLERFQVQNNRFTENFPSWLWSLPKIKIIRAENNRFSGVIPESISKAAELEQVEIDNNSFASKIPDGLGMVTTLYKFSASLNGLYGELPPNFCDSPVMSILNLSQNYLSGEIPQLRNCKKLVSLSLARNSFAGEIPKSLAQLPVLTYLDLSLNNLTGPIPEELQNLKLALFNVSFNRLSGRVPSSLISGPPASSLQGNPGLCGWGLPNSCSDDRPTHKNAKMSRLAYTLMSIALAIAIIMAVGFYMIRRSQKPNPQMGSWRSVFFYPLRVTENDLIMAMDEKTARGNSETLGRIYVVNLPSGEPVAVKKLVNFGKQSSKSLKSEVKTLAKVRHKNITKILGFCHSSDSIFLIYEYVANGSLGDLIGKSDINLSWSVRLQIALGVAQGLAYLHRDYLPHLLHRNIKSHNILLDADLEPKITDFALDRIIGETAFQSSLASGSSPSSYLPPEFGYTKKATEQMDTYSFGVVLLELVTGRNAEQTEPWEGSLDVVKWVRRKINITNGAVQLLDPKISGSSQQQMLEVLEIALHCTAVMPDKRPTMADVVRELQSLSIKIESTNLEISDSGNTSVPF, from the exons atgGCTACTGTCTGCAAAGTGTCACTGTTCATCTTCTTCTCATTCTGTGAGTATCTTCTGAGTTATGCTTCACCAGAAGCAGATATTCTGCTTACATTCAAGAGCTCCATTGAAGATCCCATGAACTCTCTCATGGGATGGTCTAACACCACAGCTGTGCACCACTGTAACTGGACTGGTGTCACTTGCACACCTCaaccttcatcatcatcatcaatctcTTCTCTCAATCTTCAAAGATTGAATCTTTCTGGTGAAATCTCAGCTGCTATATGTGGGCTCCCCAGTCTCACCCATCTTAACCTGGCTGATAACTTCTTCAACCAGCCCATTCCTCTCCATCTCTCACAGTGTGGGTCTTTGGAGAATCTGAATCTCAGCAACAATCTCATCTGGGGCACAATCCCAGACCAGATTTCTCAGTTTGGGTCTTTGAAGTTTCTTGATTTTGGGAGGAACCATCTTGAAGGGAACATCCCAGAAAGCATTGGGTCATTGAAGGAGCTTCAAGTTCTCAACTTGTGTAGCAACTTGCTCTCAGGTAATATTCCACAGGTCTTTGGTAACTTCACTCAGCTTTTGACTCTTGATTTGTCTCAGAATTCCTTATTGGTGAGTGAGATTCCTGGAGATATTGGCAAGCTCAGTAAACTTGAGAAGCTTATCTTGGGAAGCTCTGGTTTTTATGGAGAAATAGTACCAAACTTCTTTCAGGGTTTGAAAAGTTTGGCCATTTTAGACCTTTCTCAGAACAATCTCACTGGTAAGATCCCTGAGATTGGGCTGTCTCTTCCAAATTTGGTTTCTTTTGATGTTTCACAGAATAGGCTTTCTGGGCCATTCCCAGTTGGTGTTTGTAATGGCAAAGGTCTTCAAAACCTTGCTTTGCATGAAAATTTCTTGAATGGCTCAATACCAAATGACTCCATCAATGAATGCATCAAACTTGAAAGGTTTCAAGTTCAGAACAATAGGTTTACTGAGAATTTCCCTTCATGGCTATGGTCATTGCCTAAGATTAAGATCATTAGAGCTGAAAACAACAGGTTTTCTGGGGTCATCCCCGAATCGATATCAAAAGCTGCTGAATTAGAGCAAGTGGAGATTGATAATAACAGCTTTGCTAGTAAAATACCTGATGGTCTTGGAATGGTTACAACCTTGTATAAATTTTCTGCATCTCTGAATGGGTTGTATGGTGAACTTCCTCCAAACTTCTGTGATTCTCCAGTTATGAGCATCTTAAATCTATCCCAGAATTACCTTTCAGGTGAAATTCCTCAACTGAGGAACTGCAAGAAATTAGTCTCATTGTCTCTAGCTCGTAACAGTTTTGCTGGTGAAATACCAAAGTCTCTTGCTCAACTGCCTGTGTTAACTTACCTTGATCTTTCACTTAATAACCTCACTGGCCCTATCCCAGAAGAGCTTCAGAATTTGAAGCTTGCTTTGTTCAATGTCTCCTTCAACCGGCTTTCTGGCAGAGTTCCATCGTCGTTGATTTCTGGCCCTCCTGCTTCATCTTTGCAAGGAAACCCTGGCCTGTGCGGTTGGGGACTTCCCAACTCTTGTTCCGATGACAGGCCTACTCACAAGAATGCTAAGATGTCAAGATTGGCGTATACCTTGATGTCAATAGCTTTAGCCATTGCGATTATCATGGCTGTTGGATTTTACATGATTCGCCGTTCTCAGAAACCAAATCCCCAAATGGGTAGCTGGAGGTCAGTTTTCTTCTATCCTCTGAGAGTTACAGAGAATGATCTGATCATGGCAATGGATGAAAAGACGGCTAGAGGGAACAGTGAAACTTTGGGGAGAATTTATGTTGTAAATTTACCAAGTGGTGAGCCAGTTGCTGTGAAGAAGTTAGTAAATTTTGGAAAGCAGTCTTCAAAATCTCTGAAATCAGAGGTCAAGACTTTAGCAAAGGTCAGGCATAAGAACATCACAAAAATTCTCGGGTTTTGCCACTCAAGCGATTCAATCTTCTTGATCTATGAATATGTAGCAAATGGTAGTCTTGGTGATCTAATTGGGAAATCTGACATCAACTTATCATGGAGTGTAAGGCTGCAGATTGCCCTCGGAGTTGCTCAAGGACTGGCATACCTTCACAGGGATTATCTCCCGCATTTACTCCACAGAAACATCAAGTCACATAATATTCTGCTTGACGCTGATCTTGAACCAAAGATTACAGACTTTGCTCTTGATCGCATCATTGGAGAGACAGCATTTCAATCATCCCTCGCTTCAGGATCTTCACCTTCTTCCTACTTGCCACCAG AATTTGGTTACACAAAGAAGGCGACTGAACAAATGGACACATATAGCTTTGGCGTTGTATTGCTAGAGCTCGTGACAGGCCGGAATGCTGAGCAAACGGAGCCTTGGGAGGGCTCACTAGATGTTGTGAAGTGGGTACGAAGGAAAATCAACATCACAAATGGGGCGGTTCAATTGCTTGACCCCAAGATTTCAGGTTCATCCCAACAACAAATGCTGGAAGTTCTGGAGATTGCTTTACACTGCACTGCTGTAATGCCTGACAAACGACCAACCATGGCCGATGTTGTCAGGGAACTTCAGTCCCTCTCAATCAAGATTGAGAGTACAAATCTTGAAATATCTGATTCTGGTAATACTTCAGTGCCTTTCTGA